The following coding sequences lie in one Phaenicophaeus curvirostris isolate KB17595 chromosome 5, BPBGC_Pcur_1.0, whole genome shotgun sequence genomic window:
- the SPTY2D1 gene encoding protein SPT2 homolog isoform X2 produces MDFRDILVMASEQQGLNAVPKRYSLAVGPPKKVPKVKGVESAAVQAFLRRQEEEKRKKALEERRKKEQLLARRIELKHDRKARAMASRTKDNFYGYNGIPVEEKPKKRRTCENVAQAPEAEYVAEDETEQLEYNQTESEHEQEEYEEKPSKVAVKPKAAPKSAPAPLNFAELLKLAEKKQYEPVEIKAVKKVEERPRTAEELREREYLGRKNRVEMHKKSEKELKNMGTSSSSKKVTSQREPVNAKLNKSSVNKHSTPKGSLSSLSGTDKKSKAPALTDKHPQSSSRVDQMEKNSQNGSLKSPTGIGRSGSSSHVPPSKLAANGAQRLPSSKESSLKKSAHTKSGNAVPLQHGISSNAKRSGSSLGKGGPGHPGGGSSAGPGRSSSNSGVGPGRPGSGLNPGSGRLGSSSAAGPGRPGSNSSSGPGRLGGGSGMGPGRPAGSSSTGPGRPGSSLGTGPGRPGSSTSAGPGRPGSSTGTGPGRPGVSASSGLGTTVKPKCTVVSETISSKNLVTRPSNGQINGMRSFQGHRPGLHPQGLGRLPVGYKRQIDDDDDEYDSEMDDFIEDEGEPQEEISKHIREIFGYDRKRYKDESDYALRYMESSWKEQQKEEARSLRLGVQEDLEELRREEEELKRKRQSKKLRTR; encoded by the exons cactggaagaaagaagaaagaaagaacaactcTTGGCTAGACGTATTGAACTGAAACATGACAGAAAGGCAAGAGCTATGGCCTCACGAACCAAGGATAATTTTTATGGCTATAATGGCATTCCTGTTGAAGAGAAGCCTAAAAAGAGGAGAACTTGTGAGAATGTTGCTCAGGCCCCAGAGGCTGAGTATGTAGCAGAAGATGAAACTGAGCAACTTGAATACAATCAGACGGAATCTGAGCATGAGCAAGAAGAATATGAGGAGAAACCGTCCAAAGTTGCAGTGAAACCAAAGGCGGCTCCCAAAAGTGCACCAGCACCTCTGAACTTTGCAGAGCTCTTAAagcttgctgaaaaaaaacaatatgaaccagtggaaataaaagcagtgaaaaaggTAGAAGAGAGACCAAGAACAGCAGAAGaattgagagagagagagtattTGGGACGCAAAAACAGAGTGGAAATGCAtaagaaaagtgaaaaggagCTTAAGAATATGGGGACATCTAGTTCTTCAAAAAAAGTGACTTCTCAGAGAGAACCTGTAAATGCAAAACTTAATAAAAGCTCAGTAAATAAACATTCCACACCAAAAGGCAGTCTGTCCTCTTTGAGTGGTACTGATAAGAAATCCAAAGCACCAGCATTGACTGATAAACACCCACAGTCGTCATCTAGAGTggatcaaatggaaaaaaattcacaaaatgGCTCCTTAAAAAGCCCTACTGGTATTGGAAGGTCTGGTTCAAGCTCTCATGTACCACCCTCAAAGCTAGCAGCCAATGGGGCTCAGAGGCTACCATCTTCTAAAGAATCCAGCCTGAAAAAGTCTGCTCATACGAAGTCAGGAAATGCTGTGCCCCTTCAGCATGGAATCAGCTCAAATGCAAAACGATCAGGGAGCAGCTTAGGAAAAGGAGGACCGGGACATCCAGGTGGCGGTTCAAGTGCAGGGCCTGGGCGATCAAGCAGCAATTCTGGTGTGGGACCTGGAAGGCCAGGCAGTGGTTTAAACCCAGGATCTGGGCGACTGGGtagcagctcagctgcaggaCCTGGAAGGCCAGGCAGCAACTCAAGCTCAGGACCGGGGCGACTGGGTGGTGGCTCAGGCATGGGACCTGGAAGGCCAGCTGGCAGCTCAAGCACAGGACCTGGACGGCCAGGCAGCAGCTTGGGCACTGGACCTGGACggccaggcagcagcacaagTGCCGGACCTGGACggccaggcagcagcacaggtaCAGGACCAGGAAGGCCAGGAGTCAGTGCAA GCAGTGGCTTGGGCACAACTGTGAAACCGAAGTGTACTGTTGTATCAGAAACCATTTCTTCTAAAAACCTAGTCACAAGACCTAGCAATGGACAGATAAATGGAATGAGATCTTTTCAAGGGCATAGACCTGGGCTTCATCCACAAG GTCTTGGAAGACTTCCTGTTGGTTACAAGAGACAAatagatgatgatgatgatgaataTGACTCTGAAATGGATGACTTCATTGAGGATGAAGGGGAACCCCAAGAAGAAATATCAAAACATATTCGGGAAATATTTGGCTATGATCGgaaaag ATACAAAGATGAAAGTGATTATGCCTTACGTTATAtggagagcagctggaaagagcaacagaaagaagaagCTAGGAG CTTGAGACTCGGTGTTCAGGAGGACTTGGAAGAATTGAGACGGGAAGAAGAAGAATTGAAACGCAAGAGACAGTCTAAGAAGCTGAGGACACGTTAA
- the SPTY2D1 gene encoding protein SPT2 homolog isoform X1 — protein MDFRDILVMASEQQGLNAVPKRYSLAVGPPKKVPKVKGVESAAVQAFLRRQEEEKRKKALEERRKKEQLLARRIELKHDRKARAMASRTKDNFYGYNGIPVEEKPKKRRTCENVAQAPEAEYVAEDETEQLEYNQTESEHEQEEYEEKPSKVAVKPKAAPKSAPAPLNFAELLKLAEKKQYEPVEIKAVKKVEERPRTAEELREREYLGRKNRVEMHKKSEKELKNMGTSSSSKKVTSQREPVNAKLNKSSVNKHSTPKGSLSSLSGTDKKSKAPALTDKHPQSSSRVDQMEKNSQNGSLKSPTGIGRSGSSSHVPPSKLAANGAQRLPSSKESSLKKSAHTKSGNAVPLQHGISSNAKRSGSSLGKGGPGHPGGGSSAGPGRSSSNSGVGPGRPGSGLNPGSGRLGSSSAAGPGRPGSNSSSGPGRLGGGSGMGPGRPAGSSSTGPGRPGSSLGTGPGRPGSSTSAGPGRPGSSTGTGPGRPGVSASAGPGRPSSSLGAGPGRPGINPSTGAKRPGSGLGTGPGRPGTSPSTGPGRPGSGLGTTVKPKCTVVSETISSKNLVTRPSNGQINGMRSFQGHRPGLHPQGLGRLPVGYKRQIDDDDDEYDSEMDDFIEDEGEPQEEISKHIREIFGYDRKRYKDESDYALRYMESSWKEQQKEEARSLRLGVQEDLEELRREEEELKRKRQSKKLRTR, from the exons cactggaagaaagaagaaagaaagaacaactcTTGGCTAGACGTATTGAACTGAAACATGACAGAAAGGCAAGAGCTATGGCCTCACGAACCAAGGATAATTTTTATGGCTATAATGGCATTCCTGTTGAAGAGAAGCCTAAAAAGAGGAGAACTTGTGAGAATGTTGCTCAGGCCCCAGAGGCTGAGTATGTAGCAGAAGATGAAACTGAGCAACTTGAATACAATCAGACGGAATCTGAGCATGAGCAAGAAGAATATGAGGAGAAACCGTCCAAAGTTGCAGTGAAACCAAAGGCGGCTCCCAAAAGTGCACCAGCACCTCTGAACTTTGCAGAGCTCTTAAagcttgctgaaaaaaaacaatatgaaccagtggaaataaaagcagtgaaaaaggTAGAAGAGAGACCAAGAACAGCAGAAGaattgagagagagagagtattTGGGACGCAAAAACAGAGTGGAAATGCAtaagaaaagtgaaaaggagCTTAAGAATATGGGGACATCTAGTTCTTCAAAAAAAGTGACTTCTCAGAGAGAACCTGTAAATGCAAAACTTAATAAAAGCTCAGTAAATAAACATTCCACACCAAAAGGCAGTCTGTCCTCTTTGAGTGGTACTGATAAGAAATCCAAAGCACCAGCATTGACTGATAAACACCCACAGTCGTCATCTAGAGTggatcaaatggaaaaaaattcacaaaatgGCTCCTTAAAAAGCCCTACTGGTATTGGAAGGTCTGGTTCAAGCTCTCATGTACCACCCTCAAAGCTAGCAGCCAATGGGGCTCAGAGGCTACCATCTTCTAAAGAATCCAGCCTGAAAAAGTCTGCTCATACGAAGTCAGGAAATGCTGTGCCCCTTCAGCATGGAATCAGCTCAAATGCAAAACGATCAGGGAGCAGCTTAGGAAAAGGAGGACCGGGACATCCAGGTGGCGGTTCAAGTGCAGGGCCTGGGCGATCAAGCAGCAATTCTGGTGTGGGACCTGGAAGGCCAGGCAGTGGTTTAAACCCAGGATCTGGGCGACTGGGtagcagctcagctgcaggaCCTGGAAGGCCAGGCAGCAACTCAAGCTCAGGACCGGGGCGACTGGGTGGTGGCTCAGGCATGGGACCTGGAAGGCCAGCTGGCAGCTCAAGCACAGGACCTGGACGGCCAGGCAGCAGCTTGGGCACTGGACCTGGACggccaggcagcagcacaagTGCCGGACCTGGACggccaggcagcagcacaggtaCAGGACCAGGAAGGCCAGGAGTCAGTGCAAGTGCTGGACCAGGAAGGCCAAGCAGCAGCTTGGGAGCAGGACCAGGAAGGCCAGGAATCAATCCAAGCACAGGTGCCAAGCGGCCAGGCAGTGGCTTGGGAACAGGACCAGGAAGGCCAGGCACCAGCCCAAGCACAGGACCTGGGCGGCCAGGCAGTGGCTTGGGCACAACTGTGAAACCGAAGTGTACTGTTGTATCAGAAACCATTTCTTCTAAAAACCTAGTCACAAGACCTAGCAATGGACAGATAAATGGAATGAGATCTTTTCAAGGGCATAGACCTGGGCTTCATCCACAAG GTCTTGGAAGACTTCCTGTTGGTTACAAGAGACAAatagatgatgatgatgatgaataTGACTCTGAAATGGATGACTTCATTGAGGATGAAGGGGAACCCCAAGAAGAAATATCAAAACATATTCGGGAAATATTTGGCTATGATCGgaaaag ATACAAAGATGAAAGTGATTATGCCTTACGTTATAtggagagcagctggaaagagcaacagaaagaagaagCTAGGAG CTTGAGACTCGGTGTTCAGGAGGACTTGGAAGAATTGAGACGGGAAGAAGAAGAATTGAAACGCAAGAGACAGTCTAAGAAGCTGAGGACACGTTAA